A genomic segment from Sciurus carolinensis chromosome 1, mSciCar1.2, whole genome shotgun sequence encodes:
- the Barhl2 gene encoding barH-like 2 homeobox protein, whose amino-acid sequence MTTMEGASGSSFGIDTILSSASSGSPGMMNGDFRPLGEARTTDFRSQATPSPCSEIDTVGTAPSSPISVTMEPPEPHLVADGPQHHHHLHHSQQPPPPVPAPTQSLQPSPQQQPPPPPPQQQQQQPAAQQLASAASAPRTSTSSFLIKDILGDSKPLAACAPYSTSVSSPHHTPKQESNAAHESFRPKLEQEDSKTKLDKREDSQSDIKCHGTKEEGDREITSSRESPPVRAKKPRKARTAFSDHQLNQLERSFERQKYLSVQDRMDLAAALNLTDTQVKTWYQNRRTKWKRQTAVGLELLAEAGNYSALQRMFPSPYFYHPSLLGSMDSTTAAAAAAAMYSSMYRTPPAPHPQLQRPLVPRVLIHGLGPGGQPALNPLSNPIPGTPHPR is encoded by the exons ATGACAACAATGGAAGGGGCCAGCGGGTCGAGTTTTGGAATAGACACGATTTTGTCCAGTGCCAGTTCTGGCAGTCCCGGTATGATGAATGGAGATTTTCGCCCGCTCGGCGAGGCGAGGACCACGGATTTTAGGAGTCAGGCTACCCCGTCCCCCTGTTCGGAGATTGATACCGTAGGAACGGCACCTTCTTCTCCTATCTCGGTCACCATGGAGCCCCCAGAGCCGCATCTCGTAGCAGACGGGCCTcagcatcaccaccatctccaccatagCCAACAGCCGCCGCCGCCAGTCCCGGCCCCGACGCAAAGTTTGCAGCCTTCACCCCAACAGcaaccgccgccgccgccgccgcagcagcagcaacaacagccAGCAGCCCAGCAGCTGGCCTCGGCCGCCTCGGCCCCCAGGACTTCcacctcttcttttttaattaaggACATCTTGGGCGACAGTAAACCTCTGGCGGCGTGTGCACCCTATAGCACTAGCGTTTCCTCTCCCCACCACACCCCGAAGCAGGAGAGCAACGCAGCGCACGAGAGCTTTAGGCCAAAGCTCGAGCAGGAGGACAGCAAAACCAAACTCGACAAGCGAGAAGATTCCCAGAGCGACATCAAATGCCACG GAACAAAGGAGGAAGGAGATCGAGAGATTACAAGTAGCAGAGAGAGTCCCCCTGTGAGAGCCAAGAAGCCTCGAAAAGCCAGGACAGCTTTCTCTGACCACCAGCTTAATCAATTGGAGCGTAGCTTTGAGCGGCAGAAGTACCTGAGTGTCCAGGACCGTATGGACCTGGCAGCTGCGCTCAACCTTACTGACACCCAAGTCAAGACGTGGTACCAGAACAGAAG GACCAAGTGGAAGAGGCAGACTGCAGTGGGCCTGGAGCTGCTGGCAGAGGCAGGGAACTACTCAGCGCTGCAGAGGATGTTTCCCTCACCTTATTTCTATCACCCAAGCCTGCTGGGCAGTATGGACAGCACAACAGCGGCGGCAGCTGCAGCTGCCATGTACAGCAGCATGTACCGGACTCCTCCAGCACCCCATCCCCAGCTGCAGCGGCCCCTGGTGCCCCGCGTGCTCATCCATGGCCTGGGACCCGGGGGACAACCAGCCCTCAATCCCTTGTCCAACCCCATCCCAGGCACCCCACATCCCCGGTGA